A single Elephas maximus indicus isolate mEleMax1 chromosome 2, mEleMax1 primary haplotype, whole genome shotgun sequence DNA region contains:
- the LOC126070642 gene encoding uncharacterized protein LOC126070642 isoform X2, whose protein sequence is MVAGAGGRRSRPRPERGKRRPRPPAGRLPWASPRTWLRDRRRRKQRQRWSGRVTLSAPPLSRRNCSRGRALPPKSRPADRPARGSRGVRACTRRAPRASGARSARDVVPGGWKCVTGRGGRAPPRAFRVPAGPAPRVPVPRVLPALGPQFPAALRAPRLQSFAPPSLSAPARGRVEEPCTEGSGAPRQGVSRVGSRFAQAHCYSGPESAAPCAIAHLAILSHGGARTWAPTPAVRGARLSYVERASPRWDGQTAPVWRTGSSGYRGSG, encoded by the coding sequence ATGGTAGCGGGCGCGGGAGGCCGGCGCAGCAGGCCGAGGCCGGAGCGCGGGAAGCGGCGCCCTCGCCCACCCGCCGGCCGCTTACCTTGGGCTTCTCCTCGGACATGGCTGCGCGACCGGCGGCGGCGAAAGCAGAGGCAGCGCTGGAGCGGGCGAGTCACGCTCTCAGCCCCGCCGCTCTCCCGCCGCAACTGCTCGCGGGGCCGCGCTTTGCCCCCCAAATCCCGGCCCGCCGATAGGCCAGCGCGGGGGTCACGTGGCGTGCGCGCGTGCACGAGGCGCGCGCCCCGGGCCTCGGGCGCGCGCTCGGCCCGAGACGTGGTTCCAGGCGGTTGGAAATGCGTCACGGGGCGGGGCGGCCGCGCGCCCCCGCGGGCCTTCCGCGTCCCCGCTGGGCCTGCGCCTCGCGTCCCGGTTCCCCGTGTTCTCCCGGCCCTGGGCCCTCAGTTTCCTGCTGCCCTCAGGGCCCCGCGCCTCCAGTCGTTTGCGCCCCCGTCCCTCTCGGCCCCAGCGAGGGGACGCGTAGAGGAGCCCTGTACCGAGGGGTCTGGGGCCCCGCGCCAGGGAGTGAGCAGGGTGGGTTCCAGGTTCGCACAAGCCCATTGCTATAGCGGACCCGAGAGCGCAGCGCCGTGCGCCATCGCTCACCTGGCCATTCTCTCGCATGGTGGCGCGCGAACCTGGGCGCCGACACCGGCGGTCCGAGGGGCCCGGCTATCCTATGTGGAGAGAGCATCTCCCAGGTGGGACGGTCAAACAGCTCCTGTCTGGCGAACCGGTTCCAGCGGCTACAGGGGATCTGGGTGA
- the LOC126070642 gene encoding uncharacterized protein LOC126070642 isoform X3, producing MVAGAGGRRSRPRPERGKRRPRPPAGRLPWASPRTWLRDRRRRKQRQRWSGRVTLSAPPLSRRNCSRGRALPPKSRPADRPARGSRGVRACTRRAPRASGARSARDVVPGGWKCVTGRGGRAPPRAFRVPAGPAPRVPVPRVLPALGPQFPAALRAPRLQSFAPPSLSAPARGRVEEPCTEGSGAPRQGVSRVGSRFAQAHCYSGPESAAPCAIAHLAILSHGGARTWAPTPAVRGARLSYVERASPRVGHC from the exons ATGGTAGCGGGCGCGGGAGGCCGGCGCAGCAGGCCGAGGCCGGAGCGCGGGAAGCGGCGCCCTCGCCCACCCGCCGGCCGCTTACCTTGGGCTTCTCCTCGGACATGGCTGCGCGACCGGCGGCGGCGAAAGCAGAGGCAGCGCTGGAGCGGGCGAGTCACGCTCTCAGCCCCGCCGCTCTCCCGCCGCAACTGCTCGCGGGGCCGCGCTTTGCCCCCCAAATCCCGGCCCGCCGATAGGCCAGCGCGGGGGTCACGTGGCGTGCGCGCGTGCACGAGGCGCGCGCCCCGGGCCTCGGGCGCGCGCTCGGCCCGAGACGTGGTTCCAGGCGGTTGGAAATGCGTCACGGGGCGGGGCGGCCGCGCGCCCCCGCGGGCCTTCCGCGTCCCCGCTGGGCCTGCGCCTCGCGTCCCGGTTCCCCGTGTTCTCCCGGCCCTGGGCCCTCAGTTTCCTGCTGCCCTCAGGGCCCCGCGCCTCCAGTCGTTTGCGCCCCCGTCCCTCTCGGCCCCAGCGAGGGGACGCGTAGAGGAGCCCTGTACCGAGGGGTCTGGGGCCCCGCGCCAGGGAGTGAGCAGGGTGGGTTCCAGGTTCGCACAAGCCCATTGCTATAGCGGACCCGAGAGCGCAGCGCCGTGCGCCATCGCTCACCTGGCCATTCTCTCGCATGGTGGCGCGCGAACCTGGGCGCCGACACCGGCGGTCCGAGGGGCCCGGCTATCCTATGTGGAGAGAGCATCTCCCAG GGTCGGACACTGCTGA
- the LOC126070642 gene encoding proline/serine-rich coiled-coil protein 1-like isoform X4, which yields MVAGAGGRRSRPRPERGKRRPRPPAGRLPWASPRTWLRDRRRRKQRQRWSGRVTLSAPPLSRRNCSRGRALPPKSRPADRPARGSRGVRACTRRAPRASGARSARDVVPGGWKCVTGRGGRAPPRAFRVPAGPAPRVPVPRVLPALGPQFPAALRAPRLQSFAPPSLSAPARGRVEEPCTEGSGAPRQGVSRTVASLFQKIPK from the exons ATGGTAGCGGGCGCGGGAGGCCGGCGCAGCAGGCCGAGGCCGGAGCGCGGGAAGCGGCGCCCTCGCCCACCCGCCGGCCGCTTACCTTGGGCTTCTCCTCGGACATGGCTGCGCGACCGGCGGCGGCGAAAGCAGAGGCAGCGCTGGAGCGGGCGAGTCACGCTCTCAGCCCCGCCGCTCTCCCGCCGCAACTGCTCGCGGGGCCGCGCTTTGCCCCCCAAATCCCGGCCCGCCGATAGGCCAGCGCGGGGGTCACGTGGCGTGCGCGCGTGCACGAGGCGCGCGCCCCGGGCCTCGGGCGCGCGCTCGGCCCGAGACGTGGTTCCAGGCGGTTGGAAATGCGTCACGGGGCGGGGCGGCCGCGCGCCCCCGCGGGCCTTCCGCGTCCCCGCTGGGCCTGCGCCTCGCGTCCCGGTTCCCCGTGTTCTCCCGGCCCTGGGCCCTCAGTTTCCTGCTGCCCTCAGGGCCCCGCGCCTCCAGTCGTTTGCGCCCCCGTCCCTCTCGGCCCCAGCGAGGGGACGCGTAGAGGAGCCCTGTACCGAGGGGTCTGGGGCCCCGCGCCAGGGAGTGAGCAGG ACCGTGGCCAGCCTCTTCCAGAAGATCCCCAAATAG
- the LOC126070642 gene encoding uncharacterized protein LOC126070642 isoform X1: MVAGAGGRRSRPRPERGKRRPRPPAGRLPWASPRTWLRDRRRRKQRQRWSGRVTLSAPPLSRRNCSRGRALPPKSRPADRPARGSRGVRACTRRAPRASGARSARDVVPGGWKCVTGRGGRAPPRAFRVPAGPAPRVPVPRVLPALGPQFPAALRAPRLQSFAPPSLSAPARGRVEEPCTEGSGAPRQGVSRVGSRFAQAHCYSGPESAAPCAIAHLAILSHGGARTWAPTPAVRGARLSYVERASPRPWPASSRRSPNRMASLDYASRRQETARSQPLPRWRWMLEIRTPRLLRCDL, translated from the exons ATGGTAGCGGGCGCGGGAGGCCGGCGCAGCAGGCCGAGGCCGGAGCGCGGGAAGCGGCGCCCTCGCCCACCCGCCGGCCGCTTACCTTGGGCTTCTCCTCGGACATGGCTGCGCGACCGGCGGCGGCGAAAGCAGAGGCAGCGCTGGAGCGGGCGAGTCACGCTCTCAGCCCCGCCGCTCTCCCGCCGCAACTGCTCGCGGGGCCGCGCTTTGCCCCCCAAATCCCGGCCCGCCGATAGGCCAGCGCGGGGGTCACGTGGCGTGCGCGCGTGCACGAGGCGCGCGCCCCGGGCCTCGGGCGCGCGCTCGGCCCGAGACGTGGTTCCAGGCGGTTGGAAATGCGTCACGGGGCGGGGCGGCCGCGCGCCCCCGCGGGCCTTCCGCGTCCCCGCTGGGCCTGCGCCTCGCGTCCCGGTTCCCCGTGTTCTCCCGGCCCTGGGCCCTCAGTTTCCTGCTGCCCTCAGGGCCCCGCGCCTCCAGTCGTTTGCGCCCCCGTCCCTCTCGGCCCCAGCGAGGGGACGCGTAGAGGAGCCCTGTACCGAGGGGTCTGGGGCCCCGCGCCAGGGAGTGAGCAGGGTGGGTTCCAGGTTCGCACAAGCCCATTGCTATAGCGGACCCGAGAGCGCAGCGCCGTGCGCCATCGCTCACCTGGCCATTCTCTCGCATGGTGGCGCGCGAACCTGGGCGCCGACACCGGCGGTCCGAGGGGCCCGGCTATCCTATGTGGAGAGAGCATCTCCCAG ACCGTGGCCAGCCTCTTCCAGAAGATCCCCAAATAGAATGGCCAGCTTGGATTATGCTTCCAgaagacaggaaactgccaggagTCAGCCCCTTCCAAGATGGAGATGGATGTTGGAGATCAGAACCCCCAGATTGCTGAGATGTGATTTATG a